The following DNA comes from Rhineura floridana isolate rRhiFlo1 chromosome 18, rRhiFlo1.hap2, whole genome shotgun sequence.
tggatggcatccacgcTGGCTGCCTCTGACTCACAGTGGCCTTCCAAGGGTTTGACAGAGGTGACAGGGCTTGGACCTTGAATCTTAGGCATCCAAACCAGGCTAAGAGCTCCATTCAAAGGGGCCCTCGACTTAACACCCTCTTACATTTGTGACTTCATCCTGATCACTGTGCAGGGTGGCTGCCTCTGTCCCCCCCCaatgcagggatagccaatagggcagcctttttcaaccagtgtgcctccagatgttgttggaccacaactcccatcagcctcagccagcattgccaatggtcaggaaagatgggagttgtggtccaacaacatctggaggcacactggttgggaaaggctgcaatagggagtccctccagatgttggactacaacccccatcatccgtAACCACGAGTCATGCGGGCAGGCGATGATGAGAATTTGAGTCCAACCATTTCCTCCACCACCCTGCCCTAATGTAACATCTGCGCAGGCGATACAGGTGGgcgagaaatccaattcagtttgcatttcaagccaaaatcTATcagattcgcactttccaaaacaacatgagaatcaaaagatggctgtccttcgaaatttgcccttttctgtattttgcaatgcggttcgccaaccaaacaatatttgcaTAAATGCTTAcgttgggggtggggagtgtgcattaaaaaaattggatatatgagtgaaagcAACGTACAAAGATCATTATATGCCTGGAAATTGCTTGAAATTATGTGAACGTGGGccaaaaactgcctgcaaaaatgtgatcactgggagaaatttgcacttaaacgctggagaattttcatgagttgtttttttttaattgcagattgttgcagaaaggtggagaactgaatttaagactgggaaaacgagaaagtgagagaaccagaacaggcaggtccttccatcccaggtctactctgagttggacttaaCTGAACACTaccattgacagatccttccgtgCCTAGGCGCTGTAGGGGATTTAAATGGTAGCCCtttagcagtgtgtgtgtgtttctttaggGGGAGGGCTGccatttttaaatttcccacactGCTCTGGAGTGATGTGATTATGTCAGTGGCAAATGGTGAGAAACCAAAAATAGCGGCTCTCACACCTTCCCCCCGCAACTGGGGGCGGACGTGCTTaaatttcccagaatgccttggAATGATACGACATTCTTTGAGCAGGGAGGAAAAATGAAAATGGTAACAGCTCCCAGCACTGGGCAAGCTGTGGGGAtgttctggccctccagatgttgccgaacttcAGCCCCAGCAAAGATGGCCAAAGACTAGAGAGGATGGgagttcagcaagatctggaggagccaaaggttcccccacaccAGGTTTTAAAGGTTCAGAGCAGGCATCAGGGTGCTAAAGACTGGCCTGGGCCCTCCGTTCAAAACTTGTCCTTTGCCaatctggcgccctccagatgttttagactacaactcctgtcagcccaggTGATAGGGAGTACATGACTGCAGCCCAAATACTGTACTTTTGGTGcaacataggaacagaggaaattACAGCCCTCCAAACGTTGCTGGACTCCGGCCCCCATAATTCCTGGCACCagcccatgctggctgagtcccacatcaggagggccacaaatCTCCCCCCATCCCTTTTAAGATCATTTAAAGACAAAAAGTCTGGATAAGATTAATTTGGGGGAAATCCCCAGGCGACCTCCAAAATTTCAGCaagttggcttttttaaaaaaaataacaaaacccATCAccgcaaaaaaaagagagagagagagagaaggatttAAGATGCAGACACCAAATGAATGAACAGATGGTTAGTGGGAGAGGTGTGTGTAAATTGGGAGAGTGAAACCTCGGTTCGTTTCTAGCAGCCTTATTAAAAACTGCAATTgcatttaaaagttttttttaagtgatttttaaaatagaagatcACAGCTCGTGTGCGTGATTCTGCGGGGATGCAGAATGTCTGACAGGCCACAGGATTCAGCTTCCTGAGAACCTTAAGTTCTCTTTTTTGAAGGGAGGGAGAAACAAACCAGAGCAAGCTTCTAGTCCCTAATGTTACCAAAGTATTTTTGGAAGCATGTGGGCGAGGCCTGCTGAAATCTCAGGAACCAGTTCCAGTGGTTTTGGAAggtgcagaggaagaggaagacggCACTTCGCAGGGCGATTGTGTTTTCTCGGAAGTAAAACCCGCTGCTTTCAGTGCAGCTTACTTCTAAGAAAGTGTCTGTAAGGATGGCAGCTCTGATATCCTTGTCCCTCCCATTGTTAGGGGGAAAACCCCCAGAGCAAACCATGCAAAAGAGCTTGAAGAACTGCAAAATGACCTATGCAAAATAACCTATGGCACCGTGTCTCCCAGGTCTGCACCCCACAGATTCCAGCTCCTCTTAGGGATAAAATTTGAAAAGGCTTTAGAACATATTACACCCAGCCTTGTTCATTTCAGGGCTCTTATTGTTGCTTAAAAACTAACTCCTATGCTCCATCTGAGTGGGAGCATCCTTGGTTCTCGCTGTGGCTTTGTCGTGAACTCCGTAGGCGTGGCCTGATCTCCTAGCCTCAGCCTTTCCATCTGCAAAACGGGGATAATCTACTCCCCATGGCAAGGGGGTGCGTCAGAGGGGCTCTGTCCATGGAGCCTCCATCTCTCCCAAAAGGAACCAAAGTGCCAATCTAGGCAGACTCAGTGGGGATTCTCCGCTTGGCTTCTTTGAActgcaccccccacacacacacacacaaatcccacCCGATATCAGAAAGAGCTTTCGAAAGAGCAGCTTGTTCCAAAAGGAATTTGCTGCTCAGCTCAGCAGGTGTGGGGTGGGGTtgcttttacttatttattatttgatttacatcctgcctttcctcccagcaggagcccagggcggcaagcaccAAATCTTGAGCCATCTTTCGCTGCCAGAGCTgattggctgtggctctccaggattgcagacAGGGAGttcctcctagccctacctggagatgcggccagggattgaacctggccccttctgcaggcaaagcaggggTCTGCTGTCAAGCTTATAGCTCTCCTCTGAAAAAACAAATAGAGAGAGAGTAAGATACTAGTCCTCATAGTTCCAAATACAGCGCCCATTTAAATAGGAAGCTGtttgtatactgagtcagaccattggtccatctagctcagtattgtctacactgactggcagcggctctccagggtttcaggcaggcagtctctcccagccctccctggagaggactgaacctggggccttctgcattcaagacaggtgctctgccacagagctgagGGTGGGGCTCCCCAGAATACTTTCCGCAGTCCCGCCTGCAATTGTCACACTGGTCTAGCAGAACAGCCCAGAGGCGAAGGCTGCGATCCGAACACTCTTACCGGGGaaagtaagccccgttgaactcaatggggcttgctcaaaGGTCGGGTGCCCAGCGATGCCTCCTCCCCCTAATGAAGCACACCACTTTGCATATGGTATTTTATATGCccggatgcaaatttagaaataattgctgtcACCGAAAGAGAAATGCCTCTCGCCATAATGGGGAGAAGACACCGGTCTCCTAGCTAGATGCTGCTGTCAATGGATAAATGTAGGGTTCCTTAGCTTTAAGCCGGATTGGGGCTGGGCAGCCCTCAGATAAACACCTTAAaatagagaactgtcctctgtaaatAGGACACGTGGCCACCCTACACCCAGGAAACATGTTAGGACAGCAACCTTCTGCGCAGTCCTTTCAATGTTAACTCCAAAGAAAGTCTCACAGAGGACCGTGGACCTTGTAGCctgtaggattgcactgaacTCTAACTCAGtgcgacttgcttctgagtaggcatgtataagaTGGCACCAACACATGAACCACTAGAAGATTCCTCAGTCGCACCTCACTCTCACCTGCACGCTAGGTAGCCTTAACAAAGCAGGATTCCCTCTGCTGTCCAAAACCTGCAatgggcagtgtgtgtgtgtatgtgtgagtgtgttgATTAATACTGACCtacattacagggttgttgttaagGGTGATGTGATGTGTGTGAGGTGCTTTggatgcaaaagaaaagaaaagagcacTCAGTAAATCTCTGCATGATTAAAGGTCAATGCCGTTTTCTGAAGAGCTGCCATGGATCCAATTTCAGACCTTGCAGAACAGTTCCAGGCAGGGTTGAAATCTCAAGTTACTACATCTCATCGAGGCAGCATTTCCCTACCCTGGGGCCCCCAGTTTGAATCCAACTCCATTATAATTGTCTATCGCTTTTCCAGagctggggagggtgtgtgtgtgttaatatttCGTGTGTGCCTCTCAGAACGGCAGGAAAGAGACGGAGGGTGCGTGAAATGGTGTGAATGAGTTGTgagtttttgttttcctgaagtCCACGTTTACAgctgtaaatattttttttaatacttaAAACTGTCAATTCTGTATGTGATTTGTACACTGTCGTTCTATTTCTGCTATGGAGTGATTTCATGATGGCTGATCCTTAATGTTGAACttgaaaaagaaatatatatatatctatatatatagatatacctATAACTTCTTCCGCACACACACCAATTTTCCCTCTTTCCACCTGAAAAGGACATTCTGAAATATTGAGTGAGATGAAGAGGAAATTAACTACATGGATTGAGGGGTCTTTCTGTTCCACCTCTCCCCACCCTTTTCAGACACAATTATTGCTGCAAGAATTTCAAATGTTTGCAGGTGAAATATGCCAACAGATGTCCAGCTACTTGCTGTGGTCTTAAGAATCTGATGATTTttcttgaattaaaaaaaaggatttaTTTGAATGGACTGGAATGGAGTCTTGGTTGTTTCAGTTGGAAGAGTTTTCctcttaagagttttttttttgTGGTTGTCCTTATTAGAGTTAAGCTACACTGAAAGTGGAGATGGGAGATAAAGTTGATTCTGTTTGCGTTGAAAGGCAACCTTTcttaatttgcaatttctgaaacaagatgcaaaTGGAAACGCAGCCATCCATCAAAATGGGCACTctgaatcttgcaatgcagtgCTCCAGAAAAGGTAATAGGTACAGAAAGGTACTGAattggggaaagtgtggataaaaaatGCACCCTTTgctgaaaataacctacaaaaacgCATGCTATTCGGGGAAACAGCTTTGCAAACGTGTATATTATTGGTGGTGGGGGggaatcacactaaaatgctcatgaattttcattaggatttttttttaaaaattgcaaactgatgtggaagtgtagagaactgaatgCAATATTGGGAAATTGAAAGCTAGAGAGAATCTGATATGGAGATattcattgccaccctgggctcctgctgggagaaagggcaggatataaatcaaataataattaaaaaaaaaccaaaatccaTCCCTAGGACTTTTGGGGTAGGCAAGTGGAGTGCCGCACAGCAGAAAGATCCAGGGCCCAAGCGCAGAGGGGCCGGCTGACCACATTTTGgaggaactgaattgaattgaaacatTACCAtcaagagcagaggcttttttccGACTGCATTCCTTTGCGGGCAACCTTATGGGGGCCACGTGTtagtggtgggtggggagggaTGCCTGAGTGAGCAGGATGACGGGTGCCCCTcttcattccagccatgcaaaagctagAGATTTCTACAGATACGCACATTTGGGTCCTTCACCCAGGCGATCAGGAGATAGGATCGGAGTTCAAGGGCATGCCCCAGCCagttgcctggggagagtcccgggGGGCAAACagaaaggcttggagggccagATTTGGCCCAAGATTCCTCGTCCCCTCCTtttgctttaagatgttttaaaagatattttgttttaatatattttaaagtttgtttttgagATGCTTTAGAGCGTTGTAGTGCTTTGTTTTGcccccctgggaggaagggcaggatataaatttaataaataataataaaatgatccCTGGCCTAAAGAGAAAGGGGGAGCATGTGAGATCATCAATGTCGGAGTTTAAAATTACTTAAGCACCCTGGCAGCTGGCTAAGGCAGACACCTTGCTCTACCTAACAGTAGGGCTGGTCTTGAGGAAGGGAGCACTTTAAAGAGACCTAGAAAGCAAAGAGATCCTAAGACTTTCAGGAGAGGGCGCTGATGACCACGGCCCTCTTCTCTCCAGGCAGGAGCCAATCAGCCCTTTGCTTGAAGTCACTTGACCTTAAGTGGTTAGGAACGAGTCTCCAGTAGAGGCAGATTTCTCCGCTGCCTGCAGAACCTTATCTGATCAATTGACCAACCGTCCTTGCAGGATCCGGTTGCCTGGAtgagggagggtttttttgtttagcTGAGTTTCAAAAACAGCATTTAAGAGGTGCCGTAATGGATCAGTTAGCGCCAGCTCTTTCCTGTTGCTGCTCCCGAGCACATGGTATGCCCAGATAGACTGTCGCTGAACACAGAGGTTCTACTTACTAGGGGAGACAGATTTCCAAGGCTTATAGGATCCACTTTGGTGGTGGtgtgttgtttttgcttttttaaattagaACCCAAATCCACCAACCAGAGTCGTGTGCAAAACTGTGGCTCGAGATTAAGGATGTGACGTCCAAGTGGataaaaacccagaaaaattaggaataaattgaaaaacaaaccacatgtgttttttctctccattttttccaggccttcatatTCTCTTCTTGAGGTGACAAAAACACCCGCCCAGCCAAGTTGGTAAACCGTCCCTGCAAGTGTGGCGTGCAGCCACTGTTAGCCAcattcagagtaggcccactgaaattaaatggGGAAGAGCCATTGTTCAGTGGCTGAGTACCTGTCTTGCAAGAAGAAGGTCCCGGATACGAGCCccgacggcatctccaggtagggctgagaaagaaccttgcctgaaatcctggagagatgctgccagtctctgtaagcaatactaagctagatgggccaatggtctgacttgggataaggcagcatcctgtgttcctaaaggccatgattaacttaggcctgtacatttcaacgggtctactctgagtagaacttgggGTGCTGCAGCCCTAAGCCTGGTGCAGGGCATTTTTTTAAGGAACTGTTACCGGGTGACCATTTTATCATTCCAGCGGCTTGCACGCAAAAGCCTCTCTGCTGTGTGCAAGCCGTGACATTTGGATTGAAacgaaagtggttcaaactattttttttaaaaaagcaagtgaaTGCAGCCTTGTAAATGCATTGAGACAAGTTCACAAGCCTAGCAAAATCCTTACTAGCCTGCCTGCCCACCAgcaaatacatgaattaaaaagcaaattaaaattaaaaacggCTGCTTACGATCCACAACCTGCTGTAGCAGGATTCTTAGGGGGGAAAGAACAAAAGATTAACGGAGAACCAGACATCGTAGtgcacagggagagagattttgttcagACGTTTTGCAGACAGACGGGTCGGTTTTACAATAACTCGAATGATTGTGTAATGCGCCTCTACTGTTTTTATTCAATTTGACTAAAAATCATACCTCTAGTCAgggtttcagtggcttccaaatgTGAATTTATATCCTTGGTCATTTATTACGTTTTTTATGTGTCCCTTCCTGTCCATTccgtgtccatttggacacacaattattacttaaaaatgccttggcCTTGTGACGGGTGCAGATCTCCTTTGGGTTTAATTCTAAGATAACGTTGTTCAAGAAACACACAAGTCAAAATTGCGcagaaaaaaagtgtttattaggattCAGTTGCACGGAAATGGTGAAGGATTTtcatgtagtttttttttttaattgcaaattgctgcagagatgtggagggCTGAATTTAAAAGTGTATACACAAATGTGCAGGAAAGAAGGAATGCGTGCTTGTGTATGAACAATCCCATTTTAATAATGTGAGACTAAGATTAGCTATTAAGCCTACAGCCATCCTACCCTAAACAcgcctgatctcggaagctaagcagggtcaggcctggttagcacttggatgggaaactgcctggGAATCCCAGGTGCCgtcggcttagaggaaggcaatggtgaaccacctctgaatacctcctaccatgaaatccctatcaATATATatgcaaaaaagattcatagcatcgccataagtcataatcgacttgaaggtgtaTAACAAGATCAGCTGTATTGTGAGTCTGACAAAGGTCACCACCTGCTGGTCAGCAGCATGTTGACCTTTCCAAATCAAGAGCCGAGCCAAATACACTCAGGCACTGGGATAATTATATAAGCCACGCATAATCCAGTCCCTTAGCCGTGGGAACCAATCTCGAACTTGACACACCAGTTCCATCGTCCAGGGGTAGAAGACATCCATGGCCTGGGTGGCCCCACCTTTCACGATGGCCAAGGCTGCCCCAGAGGCAGAAGCAGCCTTCAGGGTCACGATGTCCCTGGAAGGAAGAAGCATCATGATCAGTGCTGTTATCGGTGCAGAACTCTTGCGGCAATGCAGCATTTTGGTTTGCGCAAGGACCGAAAGATAGGAGTCTCTGCCCCAGGGAGTTTACAACATACAAGTCACCTGCGCAAGGTATGAAATCATCAGCTGCAGTGGCCGTACTGAAGCATAGTAAACAACAGAGTCAGTAATATGTAGCGCAGTGGTtggagcacctgctttacatACCCCAAgtccaatccttggcatctccaggtagggttagtgAGGTGCCACTACTCAGAGTAGTCAAggccatttatttcatttaacagCTGCAATTAAACAAATTTCATTGAACAGTAGTGTAGACTGCAGCCGCCATATTGAGAATCGCCAATTCCTGCAAGGCCAGCTCATTTTTGCCGAGGCTTTGGTTCCCACTGCAGCTGTGTCAACGACTCAGAATTAGTCACACGCACCTGGTGTTCAGAGCCGACGCCATGTCGATCAGGCCAAGGAAGCAGAGGGTAACAGTCACCTCTTTCTTTTGCATGATTAGCTCGTTACGCAGAGAGCCAAAGAAGCCCTCCACGGCAAACTTGGTGGCAGAGTAGGTGGTGCTGAAAGGGGCTGCAATTCTCCCTGCGAAAAGAAGTTTGGCtttcagggttgttttttttaaaagcatgttgctagttgcaacttttttttaaaaaaaaataccatttGTAGcccacccaaaattcagaatcatgccacttcaatCATGTGACATTATAAGGTCAAAGTTGGCCCGCAGGATGGGGCCAGATGAAGATCTGGCTCCTGGAGACACCCCTGCCTTAAAGGAAAGATTTCAGAAATCTTTGGGGAGAATCTGAGGACCAGGAGGTGTACTAGCATTGTCAACATTAGCCAGGCTGCTATAATCTGAGGAAAGTTGTagatgcctcctcctccttttataGTAaggctggggagggcaactatgagagaactagaaaaggtcctcaaatgcaaagatgtatcactgaacaccaaagtcaggatcattcataccatggtattcccgatctctatgaatggatgtgaaagttggacagtgaaaaaggcagataagagaaaaatcaactcatttggaatgcggaattggaggagagctttgcacataccatggacagcgaaaaagacaaataattgggtgttagaagaaattaaaccagaactatcactagaagctaaaatgatgaaactgaggttatcatactggacacatcatgagaagacacgattcactagaaaataccataatgctgggaaaaacagaagggagtagaaaaagaggacgaccaaacaggagatggattgattcataaaggaagccacagacctgaacttacaagatctgtacagggtggttcatgacagatgctcttggaggtcactgattcatagggttgccataagttgtaatcaacttgaaggcacgtaacaacaacaacgccttagaagaaacagtttgttcttaccataATTggtatt
Coding sequences within:
- the HSD11B1L gene encoding hydroxysteroid 11-beta-dehydrogenase 1-like protein isoform X1, with translation MAIPHSSSPAALIVILPVGKVRQDRYENGTGVGRIAAPFSTTYSATKFAVEGFFGSLRNELIMQKKEVTVTLCFLGLIDMASALNTRDIVTLKAASASGAALAIVKGGATQAMDVFYPWTMELVCQVRDWFPRLRDWIMRGLYNYPSA
- the HSD11B1L gene encoding hydroxysteroid 11-beta-dehydrogenase 1-like protein isoform X2, yielding MELESVRRDRRCTGRIAAPFSTTYSATKFAVEGFFGSLRNELIMQKKEVTVTLCFLGLIDMASALNTRDIVTLKAASASGAALAIVKGGATQAMDVFYPWTMELVCQVRDWFPRLRDWIMRGLYNYPSA